Genomic DNA from Neisseria lisongii:
CTTGCCGAAATTTTCGCCAAGTCCCGCCGGTAACTTTGCAGGGTGTTGTCGCTCAGGCGCTGCTCCAGCCACAGGTGTTCGAGCAGACGCTCGGTCAAATCGTCCATGCGGTTTTCAGACGGCCTCGGCACGCAGGGTTTCCAGCACTTCCTGCGCATGGTCTGCTACTTTGACTTTGCGCCATTCATGCACGATTTCACCTTGGGCGTTTAATACAAATGTACTGCGTTCGATACCCAAATGCTCTTTGCCGTAGAGTTTTTTCAGCTTGATGACGTCAAACAGTTTGCACACGGTTTCATCGGCATCGCTCAATAACTCAAACTGAAAGCCTTGTTTGGTGCAGAAATTTTGGTGGGTTTTCACGCTGTCTCGTGAAATGCCGACCACGGTATAGCCCAAAGCCTGAAATTCGGGGAGGCGGGCATTGAAATCCAAGCCTTCGGTGGTGCAACCCGGCGTATTGTCTTTCGGATAAAAATACACCACCAGCGGCAGATGTGCCGCCGAATCGAATACGCCGCCATTGCTTGAGGGCAAAGTGAAATGGTAAGACATAATGCGCTCCTTATGATGATGCCGCCTGACGGCTGAATGCGATAAAGGCTTCTTTTTTCGCCATTGCTTTGCCCGAATCAATCGCTTCACGGGCAGCTTCCACACCCACCGCCAGCGATTCGGCCACATTACCGGCATAAAGTGCGGCGGCGGCGTTCAGCAAGACAATATCTCTGGCCGCACCGTGTTTGCCGCTCAATACTTCGTCGATTTTCAATAAAGATTCCCGACTGTCGGCCACTTTGATGTCGTCCAGATTGTTGCGGATTTCAATACCGAAATCTTCGGGGCTGATGTCGTATTCCCGGATTGTACCGTCTTTCAGTTCGGCCACACGGGTTGTGCCGGTCAGCGTGATTTCGTCCAAACCGCCCTCGCCGCACACCACCAAAACATGTTTTGAACCAAGCTGCTGCAATACCCGCGACAAAATGCCGCACAAATCGATATGGAACACGCCCAAAAGCTGATTGGCAGCGTTTGCCGGATTGGTCAGCGGGCCGAGAATATTGAAAATACTGCGGAAACCGAGCGAGCGGCGCACCGGCGCAACATGGCGCATGGCGCTGTGGTGGTTTTGGGCAAACATAAAGCCGATACCGGTTTGGCGGATACTCTGCGCCACCTGTTCCGGCGACAGGTTCAAAACCACGCCCATCTGCTCCATCACGTCCGCCGCCCCGCTGGAAGACGACACCGAACGGCCGCCGTGTTTGGCGACTTTCGCCCCCGCCGCCGCCGCCACAAACATAGAAGCAGTCGAAACATTAAAAGTTTTCGCCCCATCGCCGCCGGTGCCGACAATATCCACCACATCATCAGCATTATCCAGCGGCACTTTGGTCGAAAATTCACGCATTACCGAAGCGGCGGCAGTAATTTCAGAAACAGTTTCCACCTTAATCCGCAGACCGGTCAGAATGGCGGCAATTTGCTCGGGCGGCACTTGCCCGCTCATAATCTGACGCATCAAATCGGTCATCTCATCGTAAAAAAGCTCGTTGTTGCTGATCAGGCGCTCAATGGCCTGTTGCGGCGTAATCATGATTTCTTCCTTTATGTGTCCGATTGCTTTATACCGTCTTTAGTGAAAAATATCCGCCAACACAATTTTGGCAGCAATATCTCGGGCAGCATTTTTCACGACATTTTTGGGATTGCCGCCAAATGCACCAATAGAAAGTGTTGCTTGTGTCGTAAATGTAGCGAGTACTTTACCCTTTTCACCTGCTTTTGTACTGATAACCTTGACTTTGATATCAGCTCTTGCCTTGCCTGCACCAAAGCCGACAAAATAGCGTAACGCACGATTTCCCTTGTTATAAATAATCTTATATTTGATTTCCGTATCTACAGGCTGATCTTGGTTAATATGTCTTCTTAACTGATTGTCTAAAACCCTCTCAAAATACGTATTGATCGCATTCAACTCAGGATTTTGTTGCGAACCTTCATCAACAATCTGATAGTTATACTGAGTAGGAGCAGCGTTATCGGCTTGCACAAGAGTTCTGGTACTTGTACAGGCCGTCATTGCCAAAATACCT
This window encodes:
- the trpD gene encoding anthranilate phosphoribosyltransferase, producing the protein MITPQQAIERLISNNELFYDEMTDLMRQIMSGQVPPEQIAAILTGLRIKVETVSEITAAASVMREFSTKVPLDNADDVVDIVGTGGDGAKTFNVSTASMFVAAAAGAKVAKHGGRSVSSSSGAADVMEQMGVVLNLSPEQVAQSIRQTGIGFMFAQNHHSAMRHVAPVRRSLGFRSIFNILGPLTNPANAANQLLGVFHIDLCGILSRVLQQLGSKHVLVVCGEGGLDEITLTGTTRVAELKDGTIREYDISPEDFGIEIRNNLDDIKVADSRESLLKIDEVLSGKHGAARDIVLLNAAAALYAGNVAESLAVGVEAAREAIDSGKAMAKKEAFIAFSRQAASS
- a CDS encoding peroxiredoxin produces the protein MSYHFTLPSSNGGVFDSAAHLPLVVYFYPKDNTPGCTTEGLDFNARLPEFQALGYTVVGISRDSVKTHQNFCTKQGFQFELLSDADETVCKLFDVIKLKKLYGKEHLGIERSTFVLNAQGEIVHEWRKVKVADHAQEVLETLRAEAV
- a CDS encoding DUF4410 domain-containing protein codes for the protein MSKLKILFITLGILAMTACTSTRTLVQADNAAPTQYNYQIVDEGSQQNPELNAINTYFERVLDNQLRRHINQDQPVDTEIKYKIIYNKGNRALRYFVGFGAGKARADIKVKVISTKAGEKGKVLATFTTQATLSIGAFGGNPKNVVKNAARDIAAKIVLADIFH